The window GGCCTGCTGCAGGGCCAGGGAGACCTGACTGGGAGGAGGACCATGCCAGCGGGGGTCAACTTTCAAAGGGAAAATCTGTAGAGattaagaaggaaaaaaaaaaaaaaaacaaaaaaaaaaacaggtgatgCAAAAGTCTCAAAACAGATCAATTCTGCAACTTTTTATTTGGATACAAAACTGTAATTAATAATGAAATTTAGCCCCCAAAATTGTGATTTGTCTATTGTGTGGTCAAATAATTTTTGTGGACTGGAGAAATAAATGGCTAGTACATCATACCTGAAGCAACATGCCAGTGAGGTCATCGTCAGGCCCGACTGCAGGAAGCTGAGTGGCTGCCTTCATCTTCACGGAGCTGTGAGGAGTTTCCACTGTAACTTTGGCCTTGCTCGTTTCAGACGAATCTGTCGGGAACAACGCAATCAGAAACCAAACAGTAATTAAGAAAATGTAACACATTCCCTGTATACTTTTGTGATCTACGTCACAATAAAGCCCAGGTCTATCTATTGTCAGAATTCAAAGCATAATGTGGAGAAACATTTGGTCTATCCATTTAAATGTTTACTTTTGCAGGATAAAGTCACTGACCTCTGCGTGGAGGAAGAGAAGAACTAAGTAAAGCATGGAAAGTATGCCCCCCAGTGGCCCCTCGTTCATGCTGCACCTCAACTAAGTGAGCCATGTAGTCTGTGAAAAAGGAAATACACAGTAAGGTCAATGTTAAAGAATTTAAGTTaatcaaataaaagaaaatcctgCAAAAAGTAGAATGTGGAAAGAAAACAAGTCTTACGCTTGTCCATGATGTTTTGCTCCAGAGCCTGTGGATCATGGGAGACGGCCTGATCCAGGTACTGCAGAAGTTTACTCATGCTGGAGACTGGAATCCCAAAAGactgaacaaacagcagcaactGCTGAGACTCGAGGTCTTGTAAAGCTGAGGAAAGGGCATGCACAGatccattaaaaagaaaaaaatgaattatttggTGAGAAACAACGATTTCTATTTACACGAGCAGTTGTACCTGCATCGACCAGCCGTGAGACCTCAGAACGGATCATCCTCAATTTCAACCAAtcaggcagcagcagagcttCCTCTGAGGTGTCAACCAGGAAGGCAGTGGGCAGAGGTTTCTTGTCAGGAAACCAAATGTCCAAAAGCATGTGGAAATCACTCTCTCCTGTAAAGATACAGAATGGTGAACTTGTTCTTACAGCCCTTTaacagtgctaaaaaaaaaacaactttcaagTGAACAGCGCTACCTTTGGGTGGACCCAGAGTCAGCAAGATAACAATGGCATGGACTACAAGAATGTGCATTGTAGCAGTCTCCCCTGTAGTCCAACGCAGAAACACCTGGTCCTGAGATTCTGActggaaaacacacaacaaagaaTGAAGTTACAAAATAAATCCACCACCCCTGGTGAATACTTAGATTTATAAGATGTGAATTACTCATCAGTTTAGAAAGACTTTGAGTTGGAAGCTCAATATTTTCTTTACCTGCTCATTTATTACAATATTTAGTTTTTCCTTCACTCAAGACTGTTCAATGAACACAGCAAAATACCCAGTTTACTAGGGCCAAAATTTTAGGatataagctttttttttttttttttaaagggaactGATTTTGAAAATTTCtagtcatatttttattattattatgccagttttgcatgattcacagttatAGAAATAATCCCTATTTATGTAAACTGCAGCCTTATACTGGGTGGTTTTAGCTCCCCTCCCTTTAAAACAGTGTGTTTAGATAAGTCAATAACCTGAGCTGTTGGATCACAGGGATTATTTGCACATCATTATTTGAAATTCAGACCATCTTTAATCTTTGATGAGAATCCATCACTGTAACAGTGTTtagatgacagaaaataagggatGGTCTAAATTTAAAAGCTGAAATTATTATGAGCTAGCGAGAAGACAAAGAGAACAGTATCTCTTGCCAGTGCTCACCCAGCTATAAAGATCCTCGCCCTCCTTGGTCTTTCTCATCCTCTTGATATAGGTAGAGAAGATGCTGAGAAAAGCAAAGAGCACGGCATCAGACTCAGGTCTGCTGGAGTGTTTGGAAAAGAGGCTGTTCATGATGGTGGAACGCTCAACAATGAGCCGGGCAATGTCCTACAGAGAGCAAGAGGAAGACCAAATACATGTCAGCGCTGCTCAGAGATAACAAAACTGGGTGAAGAAAAGAATGCAGTGTCAAAACTCAAGCAATACGTTGTGGTTACCAAAGACAGGTCATTATGAGAAGCCTGCTCCTCCACTGGTGCATGCTGGGATAGGTAGATGAGATAGGCACTGatcgtctgtggatctgtctccaTGTGAATGGCCTTTAAAGAGCAGACAGGAATAACACTCTTCAAAACTCTTACTTATTAATTCTCATTaaggttttatatttatttccagTCCGCTGTTGAGACAGACTGACCTGCTGCAGAGCAGTGGATGTCATGCCCCTGACACTGTCAAACAACGGGAGCTTAGGGAGGTCTTGCAGCAGccactggtatcctggcaagaGTTCAGCATCTGCAGAGTCTTCTTCCATGGGCTGGTCTCGTTCCTCTCCATCTTTCAAGCCTCCTTCAGTCAGCACCAAAGACAAACCCTACATACAAATATGTAAtgtaaatgaaataatgaaacaatgCTTTACCTGTAacctaaaaaaaacatttgttcttCTTTCTGTACATACCTTCATGGCTAAGACTCTTGATGCCACCTGAGAAGAGCTGAGACGGCGCAGGAAGTAATCCAGCACTTCACATGTTGTCTGTTCATCAGCCTTAGGACCTAACAAAAGATCCTGGAGGCGCCCAAGTAACTGCCTCTGCTTTTGTTGTCTCTGACAAGAACAAAGATCATAAATCATGATTAGTCATCAAGTCCTAGTTTGTACcaagatgtaaatatgtattaCTAAGCACATGTATAAAGTTTACATGTAAGATGTTCATTTGAGATAAAGccttgtaattaaaaaaaaaaacaaaaactagtgAAAATACTTGTCTCTTCTTGGCTTTCTGCTCTTTGCTTTCTCCTTCTTCGTCATCCTCTATGAGCAAGCTGTCATCTGCAGCATCATGCAGAAGGAATTCACACAGGCACTGCACTGGAAGCACATCCAAGGACCCCTCACTGGACTGGACCAAGTCAGCCAACCAGGGCATGGACTGAGAAGAAGCCTGTCAAGGATTGAAAATGTAAAAGGACCCATGCTGACATTACAACAGCAACATGAATGAATTCACATTTCCTGCTATCCAAGCCAGGCCCATCCATCCAATTGGACTGGATGTGAGAGGTGGGGCGCACCCTGGACAGCTTGCAGGGCTAAcccaaagagacagacaaccattcacactcacattcacacctacggacAATTTAGGATCATAAATGAATGCAGCAGGCATGTCTTTGGCAAGCTCCACTCAGAAAGGCCCCAGGCAGCCAGAGGATTTGAACCCAGAGGCAACGGTGCTAACCACCAGCACTTTTTAAGCTGAAGCTTACAGCACCTAGTATTCCCAGGTGGTCTCCCATCCTACAAACCAGGCCCAGCCCTACTTAGCTCCTGAGATCAGACAAGATTGGGCATGGTCAGGGTGATATGGCTGTAAGCCCCAAGCCAGGCTAATATAGCTAATACGCACATCATGTTTGTTGCGGCTTAATCTGTGTTATGAAGACAGTTTTTGAGGGAGTTAGAGAGAGTCTGGTGCACTCTCTGGGGAGAGACAAACATCTTGCCATTTTTAGTAATGTAATGTTAATTGCAGACAAAAACATTGGATGTTCTTGGACACATTAGGTAAATACTCAAGGAGACTAAATACATAACAGTGGTCAGGtcattttggacattttaaagCAGAACTGTTCATATGCAATACCTTTAACCTGGTAAATGTTTGGCAATAATTGAAGATGAGTTTGAAGAAAGGTGAGCAGTAACAgacatatttaactgaaaatgcAACATGAACAGTGGCTCTATTTCTATTCCATGGCTGAACCGCTGGgactacaacaaaaaaaactgaaaattcaggaaatagttttatttttaaggagACGGGGGGACGCTGAGTTTAGGACAGCTGTGTAAATGGCCATTACCTGTCTCTGGATGATGTTGAGAAGAAAGTCAGGGTTGCGGCTGCGGCAGAGGAGATGACCAAGACGCAGAGACTGGTTGAGACTTTTAACCTGCTCCTGGACCTGAGGAGGAGGTCTACGAGGAGGGCCCCTTAACACAATCACAATTATTATTAACAtgttttgcattttactgtGATAAACATGACTTTATATAGAAGAGCTAACCATGATGGGAATATACTGAGTTTGTATAATGCTCTTTTTTCAATGAAATCTGTAATTTCAAAGGTCCTAATATATGAGCACAAATCTTTCTCGCTAGTATGGATGTCCATTCTCAAGTAGCTTCTCTTGGTATCTTACTGTGGGTCCAGACTGGTAAGCTGAGACAAGAGCAAGCTGTTGCTCTCCGTGATGGTCTGTTTGGTCGAAGCTGCTGCCAAGTGACTCTCAAAGGCCAAAAtctcctgtttctctctctgggaGATCTGTAACTCCCTATTGATCATCTCTGTCTTTGTGTCCTCATCCGCAATGGTGCAGGGAGGGTATGTATAGTTACTATGAAACCAGAGAGACAAGTGTGTTAGATGATCAGTgttattacatttaaattgtttaatttttattgataAACCTTTACTTACTTTGTCATAACCATCTCCATGAGCATTTTTAGGGTGGGATATCCATCCCAAGCAGCCAaccctaaaagaaaaaaaaagttagacaCCCTATCTGTCAAAAAATACACATAACAATTTATCTTACGTATACATGTATATAAATATGATAGCTGTACCTATTTTCTGTGGATTAAATGCAGCCACAACAAGCAACAAGAGCCATGCCTTCCAATAGAGTGTAGATATTGCCAAATTTGGTGGTTGGTACCTTAAACAAAAGCACTCATTTGTTACTCAAGTCTGCAAACAGTATGAcctttatgtgtttttaaaagccatTAAGGAGAAGTGACATACCCAGCTGGCAGCTGAATGTTCTCTGGGTGGTGGTATGTACACAGATTCAGCACAGCATCAATGAGCTGGATCCTTTCCACTCTCAGGACCTCGAGATCTGCTTAACAAGAAACAGGCAGAGAGCTCAGAGCTATGAGGAAGAACCATGCCAAGAAAACTATAACAACGAAAATAGTATCGCCGTTGTTCCTAGTATTACTTATTATAATGATTTAAGGCAGCTAATCAAAGTGAGGCATGAGCACTTAACAAATGTACAAACATTCTGATACAGTTTATCAAAACAACTTTAACTTTTACAGCCAAAATGGGTCTTCACACACCATCTGACTGAACTCCAGCAGCTCTCTTAACCAAGTGATCTGCAAGCTCCATTGCATCCGCCGGGCCCAGAGGCAAATCACGTGACAGCCCAATCACCAGGATACGCATCAGTGTGTCCTCCAAGAGAGGAACCTCAGAACAAAGGCGAAGGAAGAAACTAGGGAACAAAAAAGTGCAGAAAGTTACaaaagctttgaaaaaaaaaaaagagagcaaattATTTGTGATTACATAAGGATTGCTCACTTTCTGTCACTCTCTGGAGGCCAGTTGTCCCACTTGTAATATGTCTCAGGCtgctctgtgaaaagcactttgTGAAGGCTGCAGATGTGAAAAAGATACCTCATTTATAAAGTAGcagaaaatatttccatgtgGATAATGAACACATCAGATACAGATGCTGACCAGTGAACGTAGTCTTTTGCACCAAGTTTGCTGATGGTAGGAACAACAGTATGAAGCCACCACACAGCATCTCTCTGGATGGCGGCAATCTGATTTTGAAATGATCTCAGGACCTCCAGATCTGAAACAAACCAGAACAATGTTTAACCCAAGTCAAGTCCAGTTACTATAAACACAGCCTGAGGACAAATACACATCACGcactcttcttctctcctttgtCCCATGCAATGCCAGCTTCCTTGACCTGAGCAGTGATGCCCAACATCATGGAGACGGTCAGTAAATCTGTCACCTGGATGACAAATCGCTCCTATGGGAGAAATAACCAAGTTTAAATACATGAAGGAAACAGCTGAAATGAAGTAGGCCTGTTGAATGTTTATATCCGCTTACTTTGAACTCCATGTCCACGTAGCTGGCCTCTTTTCTCTCCTGCATCAAACCAAAGCAAAAGGACTGGAAGTTGATCTCATGCTTGGTCTGTTTGATGATTTCTCTCAGCAAAGCTCTTGAGGCACGGAGGTAATCATCCTTATTCGTCAGCAAGTCCTGGAACACCATTGCCAAGAACTGCAGACACAAAGATATAAAGTAGAAAGTTGATTTtgataaaatgctgaaaaacaaatgcggagtttattaaaaatgaatgtgattTCTGTTGAAATGTTGCACAACTATCTAGTCTCACCTTTGGAGCTTGCTCTGGGCTGTGCTGCAGCACTGTATGGAGAACTTGCATGTTGTTGGGATTCCTGGCATTAGACAGCTCATTAAAGATCACCAGCTTCACCATAGTTCCCAGGTTGTCTCTGTGTGCATTTAGCAGCTCCCTGCAAAGATATATCCAAAGCTCCAATTAGTGTGAATTACTAACTGTGATGACAAGACAGCTGTGTGAGAAAAAGTATGACTTCGCAGACCTGACACACAGCATGTAGTGGTTAAGAAGGACTTTAGGTTTGAGTCGGATCTTAATCAAGTTGGAGATCACCTCCATGTCATCAGCTCCGTGGGTGTTGCAGTTCATACACAAAGACATGAGGAGGTCCTGAGCTGGTCGAGTCAGCtgagcacacaaaaaagaaagttaatgCTCACAGTCACGTATGTATCGcaatatttgtgatttttagAGGCTACATTTCACTTCTTATTCAAACAAATCCTGTGACacattattagtagtattattttacaaattaacacactagaaatgtatttaacaCACCTACCAGTATTAAATGTCTCACCTTTGGGTTCTGGAGCCACATTTCCAGCCTTTGCACCGCCATGAGTCTCGCCTCTTTGTAGCCACACGTGGCTGTGAGCAGACGCAGCAGGTTTCGGGACACGTTGTCCATCGGCTGCCTGCGGTTCAACTGATCCCTGAGGACTTCGAGCACATAGTCCTCCACACTCTCTGCAAGTTCTTCATACCTATAGATTTCcaatgaacaaaaaacaaatacaaaaaaatgatcaaagaaCTCTGTGGATTTTTGCAAGGAGCATTTTGCATAGTTCAGCTGCGAAAATGTAACTATGTCATCTACACCAACTGTAAATCTGAGAATACAGACTGTACGCAATGGCTGTCACATCTGTATTGGTAGCTGTCATACCTTGGCATAACCTGCCCTTCATCCTCAGGACTGAGTTTCTCTTCTGCTATCAGCAATTCAGTCTGGCTGTCATCCTCATCTGGCGTTGAAGGATGAGGGCTGCTACCTAAAGACCCAAAAGCAGCATGATTAATCAGCACTTAtttctgacatcagcaatccTGGCTCCCAGAAGGCCAGGGGGTAATTTAAATGTACTATACCTGCACTCAGATCTCCAGCAGTGCGGCCAGTATCAGCCTGCAGCAACATACTCTTTGGGGGCATCTTTGTTCCAAAAGCAGTTTGAATGTTATCAACAAAATTTTTACAGTGAGAGCTGTCTACCCAAATTCTTTCCCCCAGTGAGTCCTCAATGTACACCTGAAAGTACAAGTTAGAAGGACAAATTATAATAAAAGCTTATGCATGACAGAAATGTGTTTGAACTTTGTAAACATTCTCACTTTGACAAATATCTCTGGCCAGTTCTCGTCCTCCTCGTATGCTGCCATCAGCAGATTGCAAGCCAGAACAGAGACCAGACTGTTGCCTTTTGCTTTAAAGTTGATAGAAGCATCCCTACGCAGTAGGCTGCACAAGGCCTGGTAACAAGAGTGTGGCACGTAGAAAGttacaggaatttttttttattaaatctgtgaggttaactttaaaaaaaaaacaaaaaacatttatacattattGCTCTGGGTATATGTATTGGAGAATGACTGTGTTAAAATGATTACCTCAATAATTCCTTCAGTGGCAAAAACATTGGGCTTGATTTTGGCCAGAAACATGAGGCTAAGGTAAAGTGTAATGTCAGGCTTGGCTCTGTTCATCTTGAGCTGTTTCACTGCTCCACACAGCAACCCCTCAATGCGATCATCATTTCCTTCTGATTCTGCAGCTTCAATCTCATCCAGCAGCACCGCCGGAGAAACTGccataaagaaacagaaattttTACTTTCCTTGTCAGTTCCCGGATCTGCTGCCATTTCTATCACAACCTTTACAACACTTTCAGAAATATAGACGTCAACCTTACCTTCAATAGGTACTACTGATGGCTCCTTTATCGAAGGCGATATAGCCCTCTTGTCCACTGCAGCAACATCAGCTAGTCGCCCAAGGGCACTGACTGGAGGGGTAGTGGATAGTTTGGGCCGCTTGGTGAGGTTGGCCAGCCCTGATGACGATGGCAGAGTGGAGGAAGTCTCTCTCTTTCGGTCAGCAGGTAAACCTGAGGATGTTGCCTTCAGGAGGACAGCAGGGGGTTTTGGCTCTCCTCCCTGGCTCTTAGACCCGAGAGCAATGAAATCCCCTGTAGGAGGATGGCctgcaaaaatgcaaatgtaagTTTTATATTCTTCTGCTTAGGTTCTCTTCAGCGCTCAGATAAAAATGGATTTGGCTGTAGGTAGTCATACCTGATGGCTTTGCAGCACTGGGGCGCCTAAGAGTTGTAGGCTTTGGACGATTCATATTTACTTAGAGGCACAATCACAAACAAAGTGGAAAGGGAGACATAAGCGTAGCCTgtagaacaaaacaataaataaaaacaaagttcgTAAATACAGCTAACAAAAAATAGCAGTTTAGGATCCTAAATCTCTACAAATAATAAATCATTGCAGAAGAAAGTCTGTCTTCGACGTCATTTAGCACTCTGCATCatgttaattacatttttgcaaCACACAAGCCAAAAATGCTAGGCTAACAACCCAAAGTTTGGCTAATATGGCTATTAGCACGACAGTAAACGTTAACACTAACAGGCGTTAggtttcatttaatttaaatgccGCTTAGGTCGCTTGATTAACATGTTCAATAAAAGTCCTACTGATTAATTTGAATGATGTActtcaaacacagacaaaaaaaaaaagacattcacCACCTCCAAGCCATCAGACGGACTGAGCCATTGTGACCTCTTACTCTCTAGACTGAAATTATTAGTTAAGGAACCACATAGCGCCACCGAGCGACAGGGAGGGTCAAGTACAGTCGAAACAGCGACAGAGAGTTTTCTTTGCTCGTCGGGCTGCGGACTAGCTggctctccttctccttctcctaatattttaatatttaatgcatttccaattatgatccatccatccatccatccatccatcccttctcttccgcttatcctgttcagctGCGCggggggcctggagcctatcccagcggTCATAGGGCGAGATGCAGAGTAATctgctcaaaataaaatagtaCATTATATCGTTAATTATCCATGCAGCAAACGTTGGTGTTTGATGACTTTTCTAGATTAAAATGGTGAAGTGTTCCAGTGATCTTTAACACTCCTGGATAATATTCACAACAAAACTACGTTTTGCTCTCTCCAGTTTCTCATAGCTACCGTAGATGTGATATGTTCCTCCGATTGTTAAACCACAGGGagatacaaacaaaacaaaacaaaaagttcaAAAATGAAGAGTGTCGTAGAAAGTGAATTTACCAcatatttttttgctgtgtaaTTTTATTTAGATAAAGTGTTGTTGATgttaaacgtgtgtgtgtgtgtgtgtgtgtgtgtgtgtgtgtgtgtgtgtgtgtgtgtgtgtgtgtgtgtgtgtgtgtgtgtgtgtgtgtgtgtgtactgttttaaagaataaaacaccTCCTaagtaaaaaactaaaaaacaaattgTGGTGTAATTACGCCTTATGACCGATAGAGGGCGCTAAGGTCTCATACTTTTTGTATCCTGCCTTTGTGATATGAacgtaaaaataaataacaaataatgaataaattatgtgaatatagattttttttttactaaaattATTGATTGTTAACTTATACAAAAAGTCCAGTGTATAATTGTTAATTGAAATGGTTTATGGTAAAATTAGGCTCAATTCAGCATCTCTCAAAGagacagaaataaccacttcACAACTGTCTACAATATTTAAATATAGCTTTTTAAAACAGAATCTCCCTGTTTTCTATAATGATTTATAGTTTGACTCAGCTTTTTCATAAGGGCTTTCCTATAATTCCAAGTGCAAGATCAAGAAATGGCCAGCAGATGTCATCACTTTGACtctgaaatgctgcaaaactgtgaATCACTTTGGCATTTGGAAAGCATTTTCATCACTGCTTGTGCCAGTGTCTGCAGATATTTTGCCATCTCATAATCATAGTCATCATTATTTCTGCACACTGTTCTTTCCCACAGTTTCAGACTGGTCCAGCTTGAGAAAAATTACCCATCTACTTTATCATTTAACCTTCATTTTTAGTCCCATTTGTGTATGAAGACAAAAAGGTAAACATTGCATTTGAACTGGGGGTTTAAGAGCTTTACTCTGAATTGAATGGCATGATGGCTCTCATCCACTAATTTGATTCTCATCATGTCTTTAATTACTTTCAGCCTTTgtgcaaattaattaaaaaaaattaaattctagCAAAACTTTGGCTGCTTTTAAGCAGAATGGAATGAATACATAGCCATTCAAAAACAGAGGAGCCACAGGTCTAGAATGAGATGCAGGTCAATCACTTGT is drawn from Archocentrus centrarchus isolate MPI-CPG fArcCen1 chromosome 8, fArcCen1, whole genome shotgun sequence and contains these coding sequences:
- the ints1 gene encoding integrator complex subunit 1, which translates into the protein MNRPKPTTLRRPSAAKPSGHPPTGDFIALGSKSQGGEPKPPAVLLKATSSGLPADRKRETSSTLPSSSGLANLTKRPKLSTTPPVSALGRLADVAAVDKRAISPSIKEPSVVPIEVSPAVLLDEIEAAESEGNDDRIEGLLCGAVKQLKMNRAKPDITLYLSLMFLAKIKPNVFATEGIIEALCSLLRRDASINFKAKGNSLVSVLACNLLMAAYEEDENWPEIFVKVYIEDSLGERIWVDSSHCKNFVDNIQTAFGTKMPPKSMLLQADTGRTAGDLSAGSSPHPSTPDEDDSQTELLIAEEKLSPEDEGQVMPRYEELAESVEDYVLEVLRDQLNRRQPMDNVSRNLLRLLTATCGYKEARLMAVQRLEMWLQNPKLTRPAQDLLMSLCMNCNTHGADDMEVISNLIKIRLKPKVLLNHYMLCVRELLNAHRDNLGTMVKLVIFNELSNARNPNNMQVLHTVLQHSPEQAPKFLAMVFQDLLTNKDDYLRASRALLREIIKQTKHEINFQSFCFGLMQERKEASYVDMEFKERFVIQVTDLLTVSMMLGITAQVKEAGIAWDKGEKKNLEVLRSFQNQIAAIQRDAVWWLHTVVPTISKLGAKDYVHCLHKVLFTEQPETYYKWDNWPPESDRNFFLRLCSEVPLLEDTLMRILVIGLSRDLPLGPADAMELADHLVKRAAGVQSDDLEVLRVERIQLIDAVLNLCTYHHPENIQLPAGYQPPNLAISTLYWKAWLLLLVVAAFNPQKIGLAAWDGYPTLKMLMEMVMTNNYTYPPCTIADEDTKTEMINRELQISQREKQEILAFESHLAAASTKQTITESNSLLLSQLTSLDPQGPPRRPPPQVQEQVKSLNQSLRLGHLLCRSRNPDFLLNIIQRQASSQSMPWLADLVQSSEGSLDVLPVQCLCEFLLHDAADDSLLIEDDEEGESKEQKAKKRQRQQKQRQLLGRLQDLLLGPKADEQTTCEVLDYFLRRLSSSQVASRVLAMKGLSLVLTEGGLKDGEERDQPMEEDSADAELLPGYQWLLQDLPKLPLFDSVRGMTSTALQQAIHMETDPQTISAYLIYLSQHAPVEEQASHNDLSLDIARLIVERSTIMNSLFSKHSSRPESDAVLFAFLSIFSTYIKRMRKTKEGEDLYSWSESQDQVFLRWTTGETATMHILVVHAIVILLTLGPPKGESDFHMLLDIWFPDKKPLPTAFLVDTSEEALLLPDWLKLRMIRSEVSRLVDAALQDLESQQLLLFVQSFGIPVSSMSKLLQYLDQAVSHDPQALEQNIMDKHYMAHLVEVQHERGATGGHTFHALLSSSLPPRRDSSETSKAKVTVETPHSSVKMKAATQLPAVGPDDDLTGMLLQIFPLKVDPRWHGPPPSQVSLALQQALAKELMRAKQGQIQQGGLAFRLLQAIAALLASAHAGPIVISMHRSHALSCPLMRQLHLYQRLVSQDITFSSLFLKVIVEMLIWLDNPTVEAGPLKTLLRSFAGQNSHKHRMSDVRTGFLHLAEALAYRRDTEVTLRAIIAMLKAGERCNAEPELVGKVLQGLMEVKSPYLEELLSLLMTVGTQNGTAGSVAIVISLLLQESEERAVKKEVDSNNGSEVTKSGLSSGLLVDWLEHLDPEVTSVCPDLQQKLLFALNKARGTPAYRPYLLALLTHQSNWSTLLQCISALLSKRRDYKLDPSSALDFLWACSHIPRIWQGRDQKIPQKKTEKFVLRLSSEELISLVDLILSESELNSHDSSHDDKSSMDQASCSLIQSRLPLLHSYCNGDLEDIKKVSDYLINCSKKWEDSAMSKRCQNLLLQIYLHFPEVIQHVTLPEGTFSSGGAADGSSCKLDVLVHRLVTLLADIGDSKSAESRVSDANLACRKLAVSHPVLLLRHLPMIAGLLHGRMHLNMQEFRQQNHMTFFSNVLAILELLQPLVFHSNHQRALQDCLLSFMKVLQNFQRTRLPLVFINKFLQFTQKYITHDAAAAIPYLQKHSDILQSLCAENPDLVQLKSLLAGLTLPVKSLSAEVSTEERDDDLAAGSLPLVNISASFSLSAADMTMYLKKMSKGEAVEDVLEVLTEVDEKSRRSPEIIQYFTNDLQRLMTSPEELCRNMAFSLALRCIQNNPCLATDFLPTFMYCMGSGNFDVVQTALRNLPEYVLLCQEHADILLYKAFLVGIYGQIDTSSMISESMKVLHMEATT